CAGCGTGCCGGGTAACCGGGAGAGCCGGAAAAGCTGGAAAAGCTGGAAAAACCGGAAAAACCGGAAAGGCAAACAGCGGCAACCGCTCCAGACTGTGCCCGGAGAGATTGCCGCTGCTATGCGGGGGATAGGGTTATTTCTTGCCAAGCTGGGCTGCGAAATACGCCTTAAGCTCCGCCAGCTTCCGGGGGTCTGCCAGGGCATCCTCCTTAGGGAAGTAATGCTCGGCGACCAGCTCCCAGGTGGGAACAATCTTCTGGGCGGTCATCGCTTTGATGGCGATTTTGACTGTCTTGCGCTCCCGCGCATTCGAGAAGGTATCGACATAGTGCTGGGAGCGTCCGAAGTCCAGCTCGCTGAAGACTGCGCGGAAGATCTCCGCCGTCATCTTCGCATCATCCAGCGCGCGGTGGGCGGAGCCGGAAGGCTCCAGGTTCAGCAGGGCCATGGCCCCTTCCACGCTGATGTCGTTAGTGAGGCCGCGGGCACGCAGCAAGCCTTTGAGCAGATCGAAGTAGGTCGCCTCCATCCAGTAGGAATCATCCATCTTGTGCATCCGTACATCCTGGATGATCCGCTTCATATCCTCGCCGCCCCAGGTGAGGAACAGCACGCCGTCTGTACTCTGATCCAGCCAGGCGCGGAAGGCGGTAATCACCTTCGGGAACCGGCTGGCGACGTCGATATCCTCCTGGGGGATGCCGGTTTTTTTCTTAATAAATGAATTCAGGGTGGAGAAGTATATGGGCTTGATCAAGGCTGAGAACTCATCCTTCATCTGCAGGGCAGCATCTAACCGG
This region of Paenibacillus sp. FSL K6-1096 genomic DNA includes:
- a CDS encoding 3'-5' exonuclease; translation: MDYIILDIEFNGRKFASEHPMEVIEIGAVRLDAALQMKDEFSALIKPIYFSTLNSFIKKKTGIPQEDIDVASRFPKVITAFRAWLDQSTDGVLFLTWGGEDMKRIIQDVRMHKMDDSYWMEATYFDLLKGLLRARGLTNDISVEGAMALLNLEPSGSAHRALDDAKMTAEIFRAVFSELDFGRSQHYVDTFSNARERKTVKIAIKAMTAQKIVPTWELVAEHYFPKEDALADPRKLAELKAYFAAQLGKK